From the Paraflavitalea soli genome, the window CTTTTGGTATTTCCACTCCTTCCCAAGACCAATGGTGGCAGCAAACGCTTCAACAGATGGGCAGTAATATGGGCAGATTTATCAAAGTGACCTTATCGGCTGGCATGAGCGGGTTTGTGACCTTGTTCCTCGTACCGGTATATGCCGCCTTATTCCTGTATAACAGGGCCGTATTTGTACGATTCCTGGCCCGGCTTGTGGGCACTGAATACAGTGAGCAATTGCAGGTAGTATTGCAGGAAGTGATCCATACCTATTTCAACTTTATCAAAGGCATGATCATCGTATACCTTATCGTGGGTACACTCAATAGCATTGGCTTACTGGCGCTCGGTATCCCCCATGCCATATTATTTGGCATGCTTACGGCGGTCATGACAATTATTCCTTATGTAGGCATTTTCATCAGTGCCCTGCTGCCCATATCTGTTGCCTGGATCACTAAAGATTCCATCTGGTATCCCTTGGGTGTGGTGGCCGTTTTCGCCTTTGTTCAATACCTCGAAGGGAACCTGATTTTCCCCCGGGTGGTGGCATCCCAGTTAAAAGTAAGCACCTGGGCCACCCTGGTAGCCATTTTTGCCGGTGGTATCCTGTGGGGTGTATCCGGCATGATCCTCTTTATTCCTTTTACCGGCATTCTTAAGATCATCAGCGACCATTTACCAGGCACCTTCCTGGGACATTTGAATGTATTACTCGACAGAGATCCTAAAAAATAACAACCATGGCTTTCACCTTTCACCATCCGTATGAAGCAGTACCGCCCTATCAAAAACGGGTGGCTTATTGCTGCATGGAATTTGCCATCGCACAGCCGTTGAAGACCTATGCAGGCGGGCTGGGCTTCCTGGCCGGCTCGCATATGCGCAGCGCCTATAATCTTAAACAGCCGGTGGTGGGGATCGGCATCCTGTGGAAATATGGTTACTACACCCAGGTACGCCAGCAGGATCAAACCATGGGTGTGCTGTTTGAAGAGAAGATCTATGGCTTTTTAGAACCAACCGATATCCGGTTCACCATTCGCGTGTCACAACACGATGTATGGGTAACCGCTTATTACCTGCCCCCGGAAGTCTTCGGCTCAGCGCCCGTTTTCCTGCTCAGCACCGACCTGCCGGAAAATGATTACGTATCCAGAACCATCTCCCATAAACTCTACGATGCCAATCCCGAAACCTCCATTGCCGGCTCCATTTTACTGGGTATTGGCAGCGTCAAACTCCTGGAAATACTGGGATGGGAGCCCGATATATATCACCTCAACGAATCACATGGCCTTCCCCTGGCTTTTTACCTGTATAATAAGTATAAGAATACCCGGTTGTTAAAGGAAAAACTGGTCTATACCAACCATACCCCGGAAGAAAGCGGCAACCGGAAAACGGCCATCCAGTTATTGGAGAAAATGGGATTCTTCTGCGATATACCGCTCACAGAAGTAAAAGGCATCACACAAACATCCGGCGATGAATTGAACCATACCCTGGTGGCTCTCCGGCTGGCCGGTTTAGCCAACGGTGTTTCAACAATGCACAGCCAATACTTACAAAGGCAGTACCAGGCTCAACCCGGCGTTTGTCCTATTAAGTCAATTACCAACGCACAGCATTTTGGGTATTGGCACGCTCCCGAAATGTATGCAGCATTGGCTGCGGCAGACGATACGGCATTGCTGGCTGCGAAGGCGAAAGCAAAAACAGCTTTGTTTGACGAAGTAGCTGACCAATGCGGAGAGATCTACAATACCAAGGTGCTTACCCTGGTGTTTGCAAAACGGTTTGCGGGGTATAAAAGAGCAGGTTTGTTATTGCAGGACAGGGAGCGCTTTCACCGGTTGGTGACCAACCCCGGGCGGCCCGTGCAAATTATCTGGGCGGGGAAACCCTATCCCATGGATTACAGTGCCATCGCCCTGTTTGACCAGATCGTACATGTTTGCAAACAATACCCCAATTGTGCCATTCTTACGGGATATGAATTAAAGTTGTCAAAGATATTAAAACGGGGCGCCGATGTATGGCTCAACACACCACGTGTAGGCCATGAGGCATCCGGCACCAGTGGCATGAGCGCCGCCATGAACGGCGCCATGAATGTATCATTGCCTGATGGCTGGTTCCCCGAGTTTGCGGTAGACAAGGTGAATTCATTTGTTATCCCCCCCTGCGATACCAGCATGCCGGAACACCTGCAGGATGAGACCGATGCCCATAGCTTGTATGAAATACTCGAAAAAGAAGTGATCCCTATGTATTACGATTATCCCGCAAGTTGGCTATCCATTATTAAACAAGCCATGGCTACTATAGCGCCTGCTTTTGACAGCAACCGGCTGGCAAAGGAGTACTATGAGCAATTGTACGGGGCGCCACCTATTGAATAAACTGGTAAATATCCGTAAGCAGTTTATTCTTGTCCTTAATTGTAATGGGATCATTAAGATAAACTTCAAACGGCATTCCCCTTGGTTCTTTATGATTATCTATTAGCCACTTATTCATGGCATGATAAGCGAGAGCAGCATTTTCGTAGGGGCCTTTGTAATGGACCACCAGGGCTTCTCCCCCTTCCAACACCCGGGTATGGACCGTGCTGTCCAATACAGGAGGAATACTGTCCACTTCTATGGCGGCTTCTGCCACAAAAGGACTAATATAAGTATAATAAAATGCCATCGTTCTATTCGATGGCAGGCGGTGCTTATTGATAAAGGCGCAAAGATCGATATACGCAGCATTCAGGAACATGCCGATATCTTCTACCCTTTCGACCTCAAAAGTGATGCTCACTATTTTCATCGGTGGCAATACAGTCCTTTCGATCCTGGCAGAAGGATGCCGGGCAGTATCTTTGCTGCCCCTCATGACATCCAACCCCAGGCCATGAGTAGTATTCCTGCTACAACCTGCGACGGCCGCCAACAGCGATAAAACGGTAACAGACAAATGCCACCTGTATTTCATGTTTATTTGTTGTGTGCGATGAACAAAGGCATTTTTACTTCTTTCATGAGCAGATCGGCCATGCTGGGCCTGAACCACCTTGAGACCATGCCGCGACGGTAAGCGCCTAATACCAGTAAATTGTTGCCGCCGTAAGTACGCAGGTGCCGCAGTATTTCTGTTTCAGGATCGCCTTTCAACACAGTATACCTAGCATCCGGCAAATGACGTTTCATAAATTCTTTCATCAACCTGTTGTCGGGCACATGAGAGGAATGACCAGGCTTGCTGACTGTT encodes:
- a CDS encoding AI-2E family transporter — encoded protein: MDTQHLTSRSYSRLLQLTVFLLVILYFGRTLFIPMCYGLLIAIVLYPVCRWLEQHGWPRSLAITAGLLIVALLFATLVALLLIQLHVFWKDFPALLTKLKPALLQFQAWIASFGISTPSQDQWWQQTLQQMGSNMGRFIKVTLSAGMSGFVTLFLVPVYAALFLYNRAVFVRFLARLVGTEYSEQLQVVLQEVIHTYFNFIKGMIIVYLIVGTLNSIGLLALGIPHAILFGMLTAVMTIIPYVGIFISALLPISVAWITKDSIWYPLGVVAVFAFVQYLEGNLIFPRVVASQLKVSTWATLVAIFAGGILWGVSGMILFIPFTGILKIISDHLPGTFLGHLNVLLDRDPKK
- the glgP gene encoding alpha-glucan family phosphorylase — encoded protein: MAFTFHHPYEAVPPYQKRVAYCCMEFAIAQPLKTYAGGLGFLAGSHMRSAYNLKQPVVGIGILWKYGYYTQVRQQDQTMGVLFEEKIYGFLEPTDIRFTIRVSQHDVWVTAYYLPPEVFGSAPVFLLSTDLPENDYVSRTISHKLYDANPETSIAGSILLGIGSVKLLEILGWEPDIYHLNESHGLPLAFYLYNKYKNTRLLKEKLVYTNHTPEESGNRKTAIQLLEKMGFFCDIPLTEVKGITQTSGDELNHTLVALRLAGLANGVSTMHSQYLQRQYQAQPGVCPIKSITNAQHFGYWHAPEMYAALAAADDTALLAAKAKAKTALFDEVADQCGEIYNTKVLTLVFAKRFAGYKRAGLLLQDRERFHRLVTNPGRPVQIIWAGKPYPMDYSAIALFDQIVHVCKQYPNCAILTGYELKLSKILKRGADVWLNTPRVGHEASGTSGMSAAMNGAMNVSLPDGWFPEFAVDKVNSFVIPPCDTSMPEHLQDETDAHSLYEILEKEVIPMYYDYPASWLSIIKQAMATIAPAFDSNRLAKEYYEQLYGAPPIE
- a CDS encoding GyrI-like domain-containing protein, which translates into the protein MKYRWHLSVTVLSLLAAVAGCSRNTTHGLGLDVMRGSKDTARHPSARIERTVLPPMKIVSITFEVERVEDIGMFLNAAYIDLCAFINKHRLPSNRTMAFYYTYISPFVAEAAIEVDSIPPVLDSTVHTRVLEGGEALVVHYKGPYENAALAYHAMNKWLIDNHKEPRGMPFEVYLNDPITIKDKNKLLTDIYQFIQ